Within the Corynebacterium tuberculostearicum genome, the region ACTGAATAGCCTTCTTCCGCCAGGAAAGCGCCAGCGTAGAGGCCATCGCCCCCGTTTCCTCCGGGACCAGCGAGGATAGTTACGCGCTGCCCAGGGGCAAGCATGGCCGTGGCCGTGGCTGCCACGCCGCGTGCGGCCGAGCGCATGAGTTCGTCGTCGTAGTTTTGTTGAGATAGAAGGGATTGCTCCGCCGCGCGGACGGCAGCAACGCTATAGGCATGTCGCATGCCCGCCAGGATAGGCCTTTAAGGAGCCGGCTGGCAGGTGGGGCACCAAAATAGGTTGCGCCCCTCCATGACCTTTTCTGCTACTGGAGTGCCACAGATATAGCAGGGCAACCCGGCGCGGCGATAGACGTAGACCTCCCCGCCGTGGTCATCCTTGCGGGGTTCGCGGCCCATGGCCTCGGGCGAGTGCTCGGGGCGTACGGTATCGATGCGGCCGTGCTCCACCCCATACTCCATCAAATCCACCAGGTCCGCCCACGTGGCGTCAAAAGTTTCACGGGAAACCTCACGGCCAGGCAGGAAAGGGGAGAGGCCGTGGCGAAAGAGGGTTTCCGCGCGGTAGATATTGCCCACGCCGGCATAGAGGTGCTGGTCCATCATGAGGGAGCCGATGCTGCGGCGCGATTTATGCACTTTGGCCCAGAGCGCCTCCACATCGGCGTCCGCGCGCAGCGGATCTTGGCCGACCTTGGCCAGCTGGGTGCGATACTCTTCTTCCGTGAGCAGGCGGCAAAACTGCGGTCCGCGCAGGTTAGCGGCCTCGGCGCCATTATCAATGCGCACCCGGATCTGTCCGCCTACTTCCTCGCGGGGTTCGAAGCGCAGCTTGCCAATCAGGCCTAAGTGAATATAGAGGATGTGGTGCGGATCCTGCGCGCTAAAGTGCACGAAAAGGTGCTTGCCATAGGTCTCTGCCAGCTCGATGCGCTCGCCATTGAGAAGCTCCGCCTCCGCCGCGAAGCGCCCCTGCGGACTGGTCACGCGCAGCGGCATGCCGCGAAAATCGGCGTTGAATTTATTAGCTAGGCGGTGAATGACGTGACCTTCAGGCATAGAAC harbors:
- a CDS encoding Fpg/Nei family DNA glycosylase encodes the protein MPEGHVIHRLANKFNADFRGMPLRVTSPQGRFAAEAELLNGERIELAETYGKHLFVHFSAQDPHHILYIHLGLIGKLRFEPREEVGGQIRVRIDNGAEAANLRGPQFCRLLTEEEYRTQLAKVGQDPLRADADVEALWAKVHKSRRSIGSLMMDQHLYAGVGNIYRAETLFRHGLSPFLPGREVSRETFDATWADLVDLMEYGVEHGRIDTVRPEHSPEAMGREPRKDDHGGEVYVYRRAGLPCYICGTPVAEKVMEGRNLFWCPTCQPAP